One segment of Paenibacillus rhizovicinus DNA contains the following:
- a CDS encoding nucleoside-diphosphate sugar epimerase, whose protein sequence is MQQIVTEMIEHMSHSHEQLSRILEGKRHVAVRMAQLVHSLPDQHPGFGGFDELMDNSKAVTGSVVAYLNSIAELQESLAVTISTVMKEFAVEDEE, encoded by the coding sequence ATGCAGCAGATCGTGACGGAAATGATCGAGCATATGTCCCATTCCCATGAACAGCTGTCGCGCATCCTGGAAGGTAAGCGCCATGTCGCCGTCAGAATGGCACAGCTCGTTCATTCGCTTCCGGATCAGCATCCCGGTTTCGGAGGCTTTGATGAATTGATGGACAATTCCAAGGCGGTGACGGGCAGCGTCGTCGCTTATTTGAACAGCATTGCCGAGCTGCAGGAATCGCTTGCGGTGACCATATCGACGGTCATGAAGGAATTTGCGGTCGAGGACGAAGAGTAA
- a CDS encoding restriction endonuclease subunit S: MSRETAYVKMLDASAKLQLNVAMILEAKALEAEKVRSWMINHVTPDAFADQQDHLKATLSVHDQMVEVIDGLTKLNMGLTNVLKAALNHHENDSGGGFEGMLGGSFDLGEKE; this comes from the coding sequence ATGAGTCGGGAAACGGCATATGTCAAAATGCTGGACGCCTCCGCCAAGCTGCAGCTGAACGTGGCGATGATTTTGGAGGCGAAGGCGCTGGAGGCCGAGAAGGTGCGGTCGTGGATGATCAATCACGTGACGCCGGACGCATTCGCCGATCAGCAGGATCACTTGAAGGCGACGCTGAGCGTACATGATCAAATGGTCGAAGTCATTGACGGGCTGACGAAGCTCAACATGGGTTTGACGAATGTGCTGAAAGCCGCCCTGAATCATCACGAGAACGATTCGGGAGGCGGATTTGAAGGCATGCTCGGCGGCTCCTTCGACTTGGGGGAGAAAGAATAG
- a CDS encoding phosphotransferase enzyme family protein, protein MSKFAVSNEALEHACRLYGTNASVTTFIGGLQNLVYAYAQDGQDLILRLTPSANRTELLVLSELDWIRYLAGKGISVSQPIRSKNGQWTEQIHSAHGDYICAAFERAAGRRVDYPECLEDVALYERLGRLTGKLHALSSTYQPVMPTIHRHDWEQNWFLQHIDLLPETQTGVRDSYFELLESIRGLPKTDEAYGLIHGDINVGNFMVDDQGEVTLFDFDEAQYSWFVEDIAVQLYYLVYVYGGDDGLELREEQASRFMEQFMKGYQLEHALDEYWVRQLPLFLRLREIIVYIGSFRNWDGDETFSGSNNPWFIDWIAESRSRIENRQPIVNIWDR, encoded by the coding sequence ATGTCCAAATTCGCAGTCTCGAATGAAGCGTTAGAACATGCATGTCGCCTTTACGGCACGAACGCCAGCGTAACCACGTTCATCGGCGGACTGCAAAATCTCGTCTATGCCTACGCGCAGGATGGACAAGACCTTATACTGCGTCTGACGCCAAGCGCCAACCGGACCGAGCTTCTCGTCCTGAGCGAGCTGGACTGGATCCGCTACCTTGCGGGCAAGGGGATTTCGGTTTCACAACCGATCCGCTCTAAGAACGGTCAATGGACGGAACAGATTCATTCGGCTCATGGCGATTACATTTGCGCAGCTTTCGAGCGGGCTGCGGGAAGAAGAGTGGATTATCCAGAGTGTCTGGAAGACGTCGCCCTGTATGAACGGCTCGGCCGGCTGACAGGGAAGCTGCACGCGCTATCGAGTACCTATCAGCCCGTCATGCCAACGATCCATAGACATGATTGGGAACAAAATTGGTTTCTGCAGCATATCGATCTCCTGCCGGAAACGCAAACCGGCGTTCGCGACAGCTATTTCGAATTGCTCGAATCGATTCGCGGATTACCGAAAACCGATGAAGCCTATGGCCTCATTCACGGTGATATCAACGTGGGGAATTTCATGGTCGATGATCAAGGTGAAGTGACGCTTTTTGACTTTGACGAAGCCCAGTACAGCTGGTTCGTAGAGGACATCGCGGTCCAATTGTATTATTTGGTCTATGTCTACGGCGGAGACGATGGATTGGAGCTGCGGGAAGAACAAGCCAGCCGGTTCATGGAACAGTTCATGAAGGGCTATCAACTTGAACATGCCTTGGACGAATATTGGGTTCGGCAGCTGCCATTATTTCTGCGGCTGAGAGAAATCATCGTATACATCGGTTCCTTTCGAAACTGGGACGGCGACGAAACCTTCAGCGGTTCGAACAATCCATGGTTTATCGATTGGATTGCGGAAAGCAGGTCCAGGATCGAGAACCGACAGCCCATCGTGAATATCTGGGATCGATAA
- a CDS encoding P-loop NTPase family protein: MIAIKIHIIGGSGSGKSYIAALLSQKLHITHYDLDDIFWDHRSNEYGVQAPEDERNRQLGEIISLDAWITEGVYRSWVEPIFAAADKIVVLMTPLPVQEERIWKRYEERIAGAVPSKKREKLEGIHNLLAWNKSYNLTKLPHLIRNWAYTDKMITVSDNLDILELLPASSSYGE; the protein is encoded by the coding sequence GTGATTGCGATCAAAATCCATATTATAGGCGGATCGGGCAGCGGCAAGTCCTATATCGCTGCATTACTCAGCCAGAAGCTCCATATCACGCACTACGATTTGGACGATATTTTCTGGGATCATCGTTCGAATGAATACGGCGTGCAAGCGCCCGAGGACGAGCGTAACCGGCAGCTCGGCGAAATCATCAGTCTCGACGCGTGGATCACCGAAGGCGTATACAGATCGTGGGTAGAGCCGATTTTTGCCGCCGCGGATAAAATCGTCGTGCTGATGACGCCCCTGCCCGTGCAAGAAGAGCGAATATGGAAGCGGTACGAAGAACGCATAGCCGGCGCTGTGCCGAGCAAGAAACGCGAGAAGCTCGAGGGCATTCACAACCTGCTGGCGTGGAATAAAAGCTATAATCTGACCAAGCTGCCTCATCTCATCCGCAACTGGGCATACACAGACAAAATGATCACGGTCAGCGATAACCTGGACATTCTTGAGCTCCTTCCCGCTTCCTCCTCCTACGGTGAATGA
- a CDS encoding cold-shock protein, whose amino-acid sequence MIIHFSKKQVEPIPEEETPIWTCTNESCSCWMRNDFSFGEFPSCPICHSSMTSDIKSLPVLTNGTKRGFQ is encoded by the coding sequence TTGATCATTCATTTCTCTAAGAAACAAGTGGAACCCATTCCCGAAGAAGAGACCCCTATCTGGACATGCACGAACGAAAGCTGCTCCTGCTGGATGAGAAACGACTTCTCGTTCGGAGAGTTTCCGAGCTGTCCGATCTGTCATTCCAGCATGACGAGCGACATCAAAAGCCTGCCGGTCTTAACGAACGGCACCAAACGGGGCTTTCAATAA
- a CDS encoding CgeB family protein: MQTKEQRNAKAAAAGFASGYENGLRDGACEYLYRLMQPAAPTKRDCCVLYIPQGFEGIDQGVIEALRLIVREVYVADAARMAEQAALIRPDWVLVLNGLHVFPANHLEQVDAVRSLGIRTAIWFADDPYVTADTMYIAPRYDVVLTHELSTIQMYRERGCANVIYMPLAVDHNRFKPKKVEERYRSDVCFIGQAFWNRVEMFDALAPFLNTRKVFIAGGLWERMKNFKTLQRFVRQGWLPVDDSINYYNGARIVINLHRTTEVGKDNKNVLNLPGRSINPRTYEISACGTLQLTDCREDLTQYYTPGSDIETYADAAELKAKLEYYLGHENERRSIALRGLKRTLAEHTYVHRLQQIAEVLGW; this comes from the coding sequence GTGCAGACAAAGGAACAACGGAACGCCAAGGCGGCAGCGGCGGGATTCGCGTCAGGTTATGAGAATGGTTTGCGGGACGGCGCCTGCGAATATTTGTACCGGCTTATGCAGCCGGCGGCACCGACGAAGAGAGACTGCTGCGTGCTGTATATTCCGCAGGGCTTCGAGGGCATCGACCAGGGCGTCATCGAAGCGCTGCGGCTGATTGTCCGCGAGGTCTATGTCGCGGATGCCGCGCGGATGGCGGAACAGGCTGCGCTCATTCGGCCGGACTGGGTGCTGGTGTTGAACGGGCTTCATGTTTTTCCGGCGAATCATCTGGAACAGGTCGATGCCGTTCGTTCACTCGGGATACGGACGGCTATTTGGTTTGCCGACGACCCTTATGTCACGGCGGATACGATGTACATCGCGCCGCGCTACGACGTTGTACTGACGCACGAGCTGAGCACGATTCAGATGTACCGGGAACGGGGCTGCGCGAACGTGATCTATATGCCGCTGGCCGTCGATCACAACCGATTCAAACCGAAGAAGGTCGAGGAACGCTACCGCAGCGACGTCTGTTTCATCGGCCAGGCGTTCTGGAACCGGGTGGAGATGTTCGATGCGCTCGCGCCGTTTCTGAATACGCGCAAGGTGTTCATCGCAGGCGGACTATGGGAACGCATGAAAAATTTCAAAACGTTGCAGCGCTTCGTCCGGCAAGGCTGGCTGCCCGTCGACGATTCCATCAACTATTACAACGGCGCGCGCATCGTCATTAATTTGCACCGGACGACCGAAGTGGGCAAGGACAACAAGAACGTGCTGAATTTGCCGGGGCGCTCGATCAACCCGCGGACGTACGAAATTTCGGCTTGCGGCACGCTTCAGCTGACGGACTGCCGCGAGGATCTGACGCAATATTACACGCCGGGATCGGATATCGAAACGTATGCCGACGCGGCCGAGCTGAAGGCCAAACTCGAGTATTACTTGGGACACGAGAACGAACGAAGGAGCATCGCGCTGCGGGGACTTAAACGCACGCTGGCCGAGCATACGTACGTACACCGGCTGCAGCAGATCGCGGAGGTGCTGGGATGGTGA
- a CDS encoding CgeB family protein, whose protein sequence is MRKMRARRGRAVRKPRTNRGHAAGFRMGWEHGHWFGRCEAALQGIAVPPSPMKQVHVLFVATGKGFPYSPLDIAIADAFRGQVGQLTITDTKQPVAELALRIRPDIVLVLDGLEFDVAQVDRMREAGIRTAIWFTDDPYYTDITSKLAPHYDVIFTLELVCVEYYRGLGCPNVHYLPLGADPASFRPRNPERSQRHEICFIGSAYWKRVEFFDQVTSFLATKDTHISGIWWERLKRYHLLSGKIELGRWMGPMETANMYNGAKIVINMHRSHNDDTFNNNTAGIPAVSPNPRTFEIAGCATLQLTDFREDLASFYTPGYDIVTYASPQEMIEKIHYYLNHEEERQTIAMRGMLRTMREHTYGKRIECLLGLLFPG, encoded by the coding sequence ATGAGAAAAATGCGGGCAAGGCGCGGCAGAGCCGTACGCAAACCAAGAACGAACCGGGGACACGCCGCAGGCTTCCGGATGGGCTGGGAGCATGGGCATTGGTTCGGACGCTGCGAAGCCGCTCTTCAAGGGATCGCGGTACCGCCATCGCCCATGAAGCAGGTGCATGTGCTGTTCGTCGCGACGGGGAAGGGCTTTCCTTACTCGCCGCTCGATATCGCCATCGCCGATGCATTCCGCGGCCAGGTCGGGCAGTTGACGATCACGGACACGAAGCAGCCCGTCGCCGAGCTCGCCTTGCGGATTCGGCCGGACATCGTCCTCGTGCTTGACGGCCTGGAATTCGACGTCGCTCAGGTCGACCGCATGCGGGAAGCGGGCATCCGCACGGCCATCTGGTTCACGGATGATCCGTATTATACGGACATTACCTCCAAGCTGGCACCGCATTACGACGTCATCTTCACGCTGGAGCTGGTCTGCGTCGAGTATTACCGCGGGCTTGGGTGTCCGAACGTGCACTATTTGCCCCTTGGCGCGGATCCCGCGTCGTTCCGGCCCCGCAACCCGGAGCGCTCGCAGCGCCACGAGATTTGTTTCATCGGTTCCGCCTATTGGAAGCGGGTAGAGTTCTTCGATCAGGTGACGTCGTTCCTGGCCACCAAAGACACGCATATTTCCGGCATCTGGTGGGAGCGGCTTAAGCGGTACCATCTGCTGTCGGGCAAAATCGAGCTCGGCCGCTGGATGGGCCCGATGGAAACCGCCAATATGTACAACGGCGCCAAAATCGTCATCAATATGCATCGTTCCCATAACGACGATACGTTCAACAACAACACCGCCGGCATTCCCGCGGTTTCGCCCAACCCCCGCACCTTCGAAATCGCCGGCTGCGCAACGCTTCAGCTGACGGATTTCCGGGAGGACCTGGCTTCCTTTTACACGCCCGGCTATGACATTGTCACCTATGCTTCCCCGCAAGAAATGATAGAGAAAATCCACTATTACCTGAACCACGAAGAGGAACGGCAGACGATCGCGATGCGCGGCATGCTGAGGACGATGCGGGAGCATACGTACGGGAAACGGATCGAGTGCCTGCTTGGACTGCTGTTTCCGGGATGA
- a CDS encoding glycosyltransferase family 4 protein has protein sequence MKHTKPKMLIFSHICSPQYVTGAEKLLLFMVRELLPFFACTLVVPCEGVIAVNARKLGIPVIVQDIPLVVPLYLALPHMHDEISEKQQGPSWSELFMLLSREQPSCMLVNTCVHPLPAIAGRALGIPVVWSVMEALRDTPYQASAASVFEQYADYVVGISEATLAPLRTPGMIPKTLLIPPSWDQNELQPEHWLQHRANRRRQLGILDHERLVGYISSSIFEAKGLEHFMQMAVGLAHLHPKARFLIVGNPVDETYFERCLDIARQAGLLERFRWLRFEEQVATVYPAMDLLVVPSLTAEGFGMTALEGMAFGKATVVYGSGGLAEIGRATGNEGCVVPTGDIVGLTARVSSLLGDEAALQAVGIRNLRQAQAAFGIAVYRDRLRKFAETLKSQGHRRAKVFKGSGPAIYLLDRGVLRPFRTMEALTGVGYRPEDISVVPDAFLAAWPVGEPIGTAGPEPRPARRRRSRLRRGSKRRRGLRRGGTGKRRRTGAGRGRASVGRKKRRRKAA, from the coding sequence TTGAAGCATACCAAGCCGAAAATGCTGATCTTCTCGCATATTTGCAGTCCGCAATACGTCACCGGTGCCGAGAAGCTGTTGTTGTTCATGGTCCGCGAGCTGCTCCCGTTCTTCGCCTGCACGCTGGTCGTTCCGTGCGAAGGCGTCATTGCTGTGAATGCCCGGAAGCTGGGCATTCCCGTCATCGTGCAGGATATTCCGCTGGTCGTGCCGCTCTACTTGGCGCTCCCGCATATGCATGACGAGATTTCTGAGAAGCAGCAAGGGCCGTCATGGTCTGAATTGTTCATGCTGCTGAGCCGCGAACAGCCGAGCTGCATGCTGGTGAACACTTGCGTCCACCCGCTTCCCGCCATCGCGGGCCGCGCGCTCGGCATTCCCGTCGTCTGGTCGGTGATGGAAGCACTTCGAGACACGCCGTACCAAGCGTCGGCGGCCTCGGTGTTCGAACAGTACGCCGACTATGTCGTCGGCATTTCGGAGGCGACGCTCGCGCCTCTGCGCACGCCTGGCATGATTCCGAAGACGCTGCTCATTCCGCCTTCGTGGGACCAGAACGAGCTGCAGCCGGAGCACTGGCTGCAGCATCGGGCGAACAGGCGCAGGCAGCTCGGCATTCTGGATCATGAGCGTCTGGTCGGTTACATCTCATCGTCGATCTTCGAAGCCAAAGGGTTGGAACATTTCATGCAAATGGCGGTCGGCTTGGCGCATCTTCATCCGAAGGCGAGATTCTTGATCGTCGGCAATCCCGTCGACGAGACGTACTTCGAGCGCTGCCTCGATATTGCGCGCCAAGCCGGATTGCTGGAGCGGTTTCGCTGGCTCCGGTTCGAAGAGCAGGTGGCGACGGTCTACCCGGCGATGGATCTCCTCGTCGTGCCGAGCCTGACGGCGGAAGGGTTCGGCATGACGGCGCTGGAAGGCATGGCGTTCGGCAAAGCGACGGTCGTGTACGGCTCCGGAGGTCTTGCCGAAATCGGTCGGGCCACCGGCAACGAAGGCTGCGTGGTGCCGACAGGCGACATCGTGGGGCTGACCGCCCGCGTTTCGTCGCTGCTCGGCGACGAAGCTGCGCTGCAGGCAGTTGGCATCCGGAACTTGAGGCAGGCGCAGGCGGCCTTCGGCATCGCCGTCTACCGGGACCGGCTGCGCAAGTTCGCGGAGACGTTGAAGTCGCAGGGCCATCGGCGTGCGAAAGTGTTCAAAGGCAGCGGGCCGGCGATTTACTTGCTGGATCGGGGCGTGCTGCGGCCGTTCCGGACGATGGAGGCCCTGACTGGCGTCGGTTACCGGCCGGAGGATATCAGCGTCGTGCCGGATGCCTTCCTGGCCGCATGGCCGGTCGGCGAGCCGATCGGGACGGCGGGGCCCGAGCCGCGGCCGGCGCGCCGCAGACGATCGCGGCTGCGCAGAGGCAGCAAGCGCCGCCGCGGACTTCGGCGCGGCGGCACAGGGAAGCGCAGGCGGACGGGAGCGGGCAGAGGAAGAGCTTCCGTCGGCAGGAAGAAGCGCCGCCGGAAAGCGGCGTAG
- the wecB gene encoding non-hydrolyzing UDP-N-acetylglucosamine 2-epimerase, producing the protein MRVVTILGTRPEIIRLSLIIQKLDALADKHVLVHTGQNFSPSLSDVFFRELGLRQPDVLLTDAKQTLGGQLSVMFAETERVLTAHKPDVVLLLGDTNSALCAIIAERMGIPVVHMEAGNRCYDLSVPEEKNRRIIDAVSTINMPYTSYSKGNLLREGFPSNRIVQTGNPIHEVISHYKPQIEASGVLERFGLEAGGYVLVTAHRAENVDVPERLTGILEGLNRVARRFGKRVICSVHPRTRSRIDGGSVQVDMDERVEFYEPMGFFDFVRLEQHALLAITDSGTVQEECCLFGVPTVTIRQTTERPETIDCGSNVVCGLNAVRIEEAAAVMTALPAKWDCPEGYLAGDVSDKVVKFVLGGKWNVY; encoded by the coding sequence ATGCGCGTAGTAACGATATTGGGCACGCGCCCTGAGATTATTCGCTTAAGTCTGATCATTCAGAAGCTGGATGCGCTGGCCGACAAGCATGTGCTCGTGCATACGGGTCAAAACTTTTCTCCTTCCTTATCGGATGTGTTCTTCCGGGAGCTGGGCCTGCGGCAGCCGGATGTGCTTCTGACGGACGCGAAGCAGACGCTCGGCGGCCAGCTGTCCGTCATGTTCGCGGAAACGGAGCGCGTGCTGACGGCGCACAAGCCGGACGTGGTGCTGCTGCTCGGCGATACGAACAGCGCGCTGTGCGCGATCATCGCCGAGCGGATGGGCATCCCGGTCGTGCATATGGAGGCCGGCAACCGCTGCTATGATTTGTCGGTTCCGGAAGAGAAGAACCGCCGGATCATCGACGCGGTCTCGACGATCAACATGCCGTATACATCGTACAGCAAGGGCAATCTGCTGCGGGAAGGCTTCCCGAGCAACCGGATCGTGCAGACCGGCAACCCGATCCACGAGGTGATCTCGCATTACAAGCCGCAGATCGAGGCCAGCGGCGTGCTGGAACGGTTCGGCCTCGAGGCCGGCGGTTACGTGCTCGTCACGGCGCACCGCGCGGAGAACGTGGATGTGCCGGAGCGTCTGACCGGCATTCTCGAAGGGCTGAACCGCGTGGCGCGGCGCTTCGGCAAGCGCGTCATCTGCAGCGTTCATCCGCGGACGCGTTCGCGTATCGACGGCGGTTCGGTCCAGGTCGACATGGATGAACGGGTGGAGTTTTACGAGCCGATGGGATTCTTCGACTTCGTGCGGCTGGAGCAGCATGCGCTGCTGGCCATCACGGACAGCGGAACGGTCCAGGAGGAATGCTGCCTCTTCGGCGTACCGACGGTAACGATCCGGCAGACGACGGAACGGCCGGAGACGATCGATTGCGGAAGCAACGTCGTCTGCGGGCTGAACGCGGTGCGGATCGAGGAAGCGGCGGCGGTCATGACCGCGCTGCCTGCGAAGTGGGATTGTCCGGAAGGTTATCTGGCCGGAGACGTATCGGATAAAGTGGTTAAATTTGTGCTTGGAGGGAAATGGAATGTTTACTAA
- a CDS encoding polysaccharide biosynthesis protein: MFTNQRILVTGGTGSWGYELIRQLLPQQPKQIIVFSRNESSQVAMSRSFEDPRLSFCIGDIRDKEALMRACERVDYVFHLAALKHVPVCEDQPYEALKTNVIGTQNVIEAAISNGVKRVIYISTDKAANPSNFYGMTKAIGEKLIVYANLLNSNTNFVCVRGGNVLGTNGSVVHLFMNQIKNKNQVRITDMKMTRFFLTLQDAISLLFKASAESIGGEIFVMTMPTCRIVDLAAVLMEDMGIDAEMVETGTRPGEKIHEILLTEHESTTTVAYDDEYLVILPTIDIPGLRQHYSSHPKVDFDSYSSSESIMSKEEIRSMLVRGGFLS; this comes from the coding sequence ATGTTTACTAATCAGCGCATACTGGTCACCGGGGGTACAGGGTCCTGGGGCTACGAATTGATCCGGCAGCTGCTGCCTCAGCAGCCCAAACAGATCATTGTGTTCTCCCGCAACGAATCCAGCCAGGTGGCGATGAGCCGTTCGTTCGAGGATCCGCGCCTCAGTTTCTGCATCGGGGACATCCGGGATAAGGAAGCGCTGATGCGCGCCTGCGAGAGGGTGGATTATGTCTTTCATTTGGCGGCTTTGAAGCATGTGCCCGTATGTGAGGATCAGCCTTACGAAGCGCTCAAAACGAATGTCATCGGCACGCAAAACGTCATCGAAGCGGCCATCTCGAACGGCGTAAAACGCGTGATCTACATCTCGACGGATAAAGCGGCGAACCCGTCCAACTTCTACGGCATGACCAAAGCGATCGGCGAGAAGCTGATCGTGTACGCGAACCTGCTCAATTCCAACACGAACTTCGTCTGCGTGCGCGGCGGCAACGTGCTCGGCACGAACGGCAGCGTCGTGCATTTGTTCATGAACCAAATCAAGAACAAGAATCAAGTGCGCATCACCGATATGAAAATGACCCGTTTCTTCTTGACGCTGCAGGATGCGATCTCGTTGTTGTTCAAGGCGTCCGCGGAGAGCATCGGCGGGGAAATCTTCGTCATGACGATGCCGACCTGCCGAATTGTCGACCTGGCGGCGGTATTGATGGAGGATATGGGCATTGACGCGGAGATGGTGGAAACCGGTACCCGTCCGGGCGAGAAAATCCACGAGATCCTGCTGACGGAACACGAAAGCACGACGACGGTGGCCTATGACGACGAATACCTCGTCATCCTGCCGACGATCGATATTCCAGGCCTTCGCCAGCATTACAGCTCGCATCCGAAGGTCGATTTCGACAGCTACTCCTCCAGCGAATCGATTATGTCGAAGGAAGAAATCCGTTCCATGCTCGTGAGAGGCGGGTTCCTGTCATGA
- a CDS encoding dTDP-4-dehydrorhamnose reductase family protein: MKILVIGGNGMAGHVLIRYFRENAPEHEVVYTTRRADGEGSLPLDAADADAVAALVRTVEPDVIINAAGVLNQDAETHPLAAYMVNGFLPHWLRHAADTIGARVIHISSDCVFSGDRGAYTELDQPDGTSVYARSKALGEMNYGRHLTIRTSIIGPEIRTNGIGLLKWFLAQQGTVKGYTNVLWNGVTTVELAKAAAFAIANPQIGGLVHLTASESVNKYTLLLLFQAAFEAEGVRIVPDDAIEIDRTLVSTRRDWNYRTTGYIPMLDELAQWMNRA, translated from the coding sequence ATGAAGATTCTCGTTATCGGAGGCAACGGCATGGCAGGACATGTGCTGATCCGATATTTTCGGGAAAACGCGCCTGAGCATGAGGTCGTCTACACGACGCGCCGTGCGGACGGGGAAGGAAGCCTGCCGCTCGATGCGGCGGATGCGGACGCGGTTGCGGCGCTCGTTCGCACGGTAGAGCCGGACGTGATTATCAATGCGGCCGGCGTCCTGAATCAGGACGCCGAGACGCATCCGCTCGCCGCGTACATGGTCAACGGCTTCCTGCCGCACTGGCTGCGGCACGCGGCGGATACGATCGGCGCGCGGGTCATCCATATCAGCTCGGATTGCGTGTTCAGCGGCGATCGCGGCGCGTACACGGAGCTCGACCAACCGGACGGAACGTCGGTCTATGCGCGTTCCAAGGCGCTCGGCGAAATGAACTACGGCCGGCATTTGACGATCCGCACCTCGATCATCGGACCGGAAATCCGGACGAACGGCATCGGTCTGCTGAAATGGTTTCTCGCGCAGCAAGGCACGGTCAAAGGGTATACGAACGTGCTCTGGAACGGCGTGACGACGGTGGAGCTGGCCAAGGCAGCCGCGTTCGCCATCGCGAATCCGCAGATCGGCGGCCTTGTTCATCTGACGGCGAGCGAATCGGTGAACAAGTATACGCTGCTGCTCTTGTTCCAGGCGGCGTTCGAAGCGGAAGGCGTGCGGATCGTGCCCGACGATGCGATCGAGATCGACCGTACGCTGGTTTCGACGCGGCGCGATTGGAACTACCGGACGACGGGATACATTCCGATGCTCGACGAGCTGGCGCAGTGGATGAATCGGGCATGA
- a CDS encoding NAD-dependent epimerase/dehydratase family protein, whose amino-acid sequence MSRPRLLVTGAGGFCGEHACRHFASLGWQVIAAVRRLPAAAAAEWAWLGGVDAVLACDLSSRSETEALAERAAPDYVLHLAGANAVGASWSDPASVLQSNVMGTVHLLEGIRRLGKPCRVLVAGSMLRFPLAGSGEAGKSPAAGGAEASAAGTAGAGAARPADGPRPQHPYSLSKTMQVLVAQSWSSLFGMEVIVAEPSNLIGPGRSGGLCGLLARYAAVSERAAAAGDAAPAPFRFSSRSEQRDLLDVRDAIAAYEMLFQAGESGRVYPVASGIMRTLGEIAGAFGEVALQPLRWEFGDSDAASPAPADIGAIAALGWSPSYSLKRSLDDALAAARLSV is encoded by the coding sequence ATGAGCCGGCCGCGCCTGCTTGTTACGGGCGCCGGAGGGTTCTGCGGCGAGCACGCTTGCCGGCATTTCGCTTCGCTCGGCTGGCAGGTGATTGCAGCGGTTCGCCGGCTTCCCGCTGCGGCCGCGGCGGAATGGGCATGGCTCGGCGGCGTCGATGCCGTCCTGGCCTGCGATCTGTCCTCGCGAAGCGAGACGGAAGCGCTGGCGGAACGAGCGGCGCCGGATTACGTGCTCCATCTGGCGGGCGCCAACGCCGTCGGCGCGTCGTGGAGCGACCCCGCATCGGTGCTGCAAAGCAATGTGATGGGTACGGTTCATTTGCTGGAAGGGATCCGGCGGCTGGGTAAACCGTGCAGGGTGCTGGTCGCGGGATCTATGCTGCGCTTCCCGCTTGCCGGGTCCGGGGAGGCCGGGAAGTCGCCGGCAGCCGGCGGCGCCGAGGCGTCCGCTGCCGGAACGGCCGGCGCAGGCGCGGCGCGGCCTGCGGACGGTCCCCGGCCGCAGCATCCGTACAGCTTGAGCAAGACGATGCAGGTGCTCGTCGCGCAGAGCTGGTCGTCGCTGTTCGGCATGGAAGTCATCGTCGCGGAGCCGTCGAATCTGATCGGCCCCGGCCGATCGGGCGGATTGTGCGGCTTGCTCGCGCGCTACGCGGCGGTCTCGGAACGCGCGGCAGCAGCAGGCGACGCTGCTCCTGCGCCGTTCCGGTTCTCCTCGCGGAGCGAGCAGCGGGATCTGCTTGACGTTCGCGATGCGATTGCCGCGTACGAGATGCTGTTCCAGGCCGGCGAGAGCGGCCGCGTCTATCCCGTGGCGTCCGGCATCATGCGTACGCTGGGGGAGATCGCCGGCGCGTTCGGCGAGGTCGCGCTGCAGCCGCTGCGCTGGGAGTTCGGCGATTCCGACGCCGCTTCGCCGGCGCCCGCGGATATCGGCGCGATCGCCGCGCTTGGCTGGTCGCCGAGCTATTCGCTGAAGCGGTCGCTGGACGATGCGCTTGCAGCCGCAAGGCTGTCCGTTTAA